The Mus caroli unplaced genomic scaffold, CAROLI_EIJ_v1.1 scaffold_9658_U1_1, whole genome shotgun sequence genome segment gtgttatttttttattttctgtgtacaaATCTTTATCTGCTTGTGTATCtgtgcaaggtgtgtgtgtgtgatgcccttggaggccagaagagtgcatcagatgctctggagctggacttacagacagttgtgcgcTGCTATGTGGGTGCCAGGTAGCAAACCCTTGttctctgcagcagcagcaagtgctgcttttaaccactgagccatctctccaggacacTCCGAAACACACCAGACATAGAaaagtttctattttgtagaattgGATTCAATAGTCTGTACTTCAACTGCACAACATATCACTGTTCCCATTTCTCTTCCTGGTGTGCCCATTTTTCTTAGTGGTGCCAATATTTCCCCatgcagaaaacagaaagccactGAGTCACATGCCAGCCCCCATTAGTGTGCAATTGGTTCCTGAGAAATGTCAGTTCATCAAAACCACCAATATTTATCTATGCATTGATTCTCTCCTTAAGTCTATGAAGTTTCACACAAATCCTAAAGTAGTATGAAAGGCATCAGGATAATCGAAATATGAAATGCATGTTTTCCCAGACTCAAAGGTGAATGCGGAGCCCGGGTCATCTGACCTGCTGTTCATTCTGCTTCTGCTCAAAACCAttcatttcatttccattttatttcactACCTCAGCTTTTAGCATGCTCCTTCCCCTCTCATGACCAAGTGTTTACCAAGATGAATCCAGcaaactttttttctctttgtagctaTGATCTTTGTCCAAAATTCAGTGTCTCTTATGCATTCTACAGGAGCCCTTGCGCATCCAGAAATACATCAAAAGGATGCTGATACtattgtttaacttttaaaattggaACTACTTAACTCAACTTAAATCAGTTTGAGATCCAACTATTCCACCCACAGATTTTTTAttatctctcctcccttcctttggcACATCACATAGAAAGGTCTTTCAGCAGATGGTTAAAATTAGCAAGCTGGttaatattattttgtctttcttaataTTGCTTTGAATTTAATATTACAATTATCCAACCTTTGTGCATCATAGCCATCTCTTCTCTGCTAACCATGCTTGAATGAAGAAACTAAACATGAGAGTTTTTAGCTTATACTACACTAGAGAAATTAAATTTGATGGGTTCAATGTTTGTAGGAGTTTATACAAATGAATATTGTGGCAGAGAAATGCAAGatctgggaggaggagaaagaaccaCAGGATTTGAACTAATGGATGGAGTTAAAACATCAGCTGCACCTGAGATATGCCAAGAATATTCAGGAACATTAAGAAGAAATTCAATGAGAGAATGTAGAGATGGGGGTCTCAACATGAATTTCATGGAAAGTTACTTCTGCCAGGTAAGGCTTTTAGCCACATGCATTCTTCTCCATCCACGTCATTCCGAGCTCTGACCGGTTCCCACAAGGGCCCTGCCAATCTATTCTTCATGATCAACTGTCCTTGTTTGTTGGTCGATGTTTCTGAAGCTCTAATTCAAGGATTTTTTCTCTCCCAGTTAAACACTGCCTGAGGaactattttatttgtaatttgaaGTCCAAATTCATGATTCAGGAGCCACCTTAACAGCTCCATCTCCCCCTCAGCATGATATTGACAAGTAAGACCCGAATCCACAATCAAATTGTTCCACCTTACCAAAAAAANCCATCATCCATCAACTCTAAATATCCCTTTTGGAGCAAAAAACAGTCCTTCCACCAAAACTTTTGTGCACATTACTTTTACTTCCCTCCTAAACCNNNNNNNNNNNNNNNNNNNNNNNNNNNNNNNNNNNNNNNNNNNNNNNNNNNNNNNNNNNNNNNNNNNNNNNNNNNNNNNNNNNNNNNNNNNNNNNNNNNNNNNNNNNNNNNNNNNNNNNNNNNNNNNNNNNNNNNNNNNNNNNNNNNNNNNNNNNNNNNNNNNNNNNNNNNNNNNNNNNNNNNNNNNNNNNNNNNNNNNNNNNNNNNNNNNNNNNNNNNNNNNNNNNNNNNNNNNNNNNNNNNNNNNNNNNNNNNNNNNNNNNNNNNNNNNNNNNNNNNNNNNNNNNNNNNNNNNNNNNNNNNNNNNNNNNNNNNNNNNNNNNNNNNNNNNNNNNNNNNNNNNNNNNNNNNNNNNNNNNNNNNNNNNNNNNNNNNNNNNNNNNNNNNNNNNNNNNNNNNNNNNNNNNNNNNNNNNNNNNNNNNNNNNNNNNNNNNNNNNNNNNNNNNNNNNNNNNNNNNNNNNNNNNNNNNNNNNNNNNNNNNNNNNNNNNNNNNNNNNNNNNNNNNNNNNNNNNNNNNNNNNNNNNNNNNNNNNNNNNNNNNNNNNNNNNNNNNNNNNNNNNNNNNNNNNNNNNNNNNNNNNNNNNNNNNNNNNNNNNNNNNNNNNNNNNNNNNNNNNNNNNNNNNNNNNNNNNNNNNNNNNNNNNNNNNNNNNNNNNNNNNNNNNNNNNNNNNNNNNNNNNNNNNNNNNNNNNNNNNNNNNNNNNNNNNNNNNNNNNNNNNNNNNNNNNNNNNNNNNNNNNNNNNNNNNNNNNNNNNNNNNNNNNNNNNNNNNNNNNNNNNNNNNNNNNNNNNNNNNNNNNNNNNNNNNNNNNNNNNNNNNNNNNNNNNNNNNNNNNNNNNNNNNNNNNNNNNNNNNNNNNNNNNNNNNNNNNNNNNNNNNNNNNNNNNNNNNNNNNNNNNNNNNNNNNNNNNNNNNNNNNNNNNNNNNNNNNNNNNNNNNNNNNNNNNNNNNNNNNNNNNNNNNNNNNNNNNNNNNNNNNNNNNNNNNNNNNNNNNNNNNNNNNNNNNNNNNNNNNNNNNNNNNNNNNNNNNNNNNNNNNNNNNNNNNNNNNNNNNNNNNNNNNNNNNNNNNNNNNNNNNNNNNNNNNNNNNNNNNNNNNNNNNNNNNNNNNNNNNNNNNNNNNNNNNNNNNNNNNNNNNNNNNNNNNNNNNNNNNNNNNNNNNNNNNNNNNNNNNNNNNNNNNNNNNNNNNNNNNNNNNNNNNNNNNNNNNNNNNNNNNNNNNNNNNNNNNNNNNNNNNNNNNNNNNNNNNNNNNNNNNNNNNNNNNNNNNNNNNNNNNNNNNNNNNNNNNNNNNNNNNNNNNNNNNNNNNNNNNNNNNNNNNNNNNNNNNNNNNNNNNNNNNNNNNNNNNNNNNNNNNNNNNNNNNNNNNNNNNNNNNNNNNNNNNNNNNNNNNNNNNNNNNNNNNNNNNNNNNNNNNNNNNNNNNNNNNNNNNNNNNNNNNNNNTTTGGCACGACCACAGTAATTTCTGAGAATGCCTACCCCTCGGGCCCTGGAGTACAGCATCCTGTACCAATTTCTGATCCTCTGGGCTATGGTAATGTCACTGTGAGGGAGTCCTATACCACCTCTGGCACTCTGAAACCCTCTGTCCACTTTCATGATAACCAGCAGGCTTCAAATGTGGTGGTGACAGAGAGGGTGGTGGGCCCCATCTCAGGTGCTGATTTGCACGGCATGTTAGAGATACCTGACTTAAGAGGTGGAGCAAATGTTATAGTGACAGAAAGGGTAATAGCTCCAGGCTCAAGTCTACCCACTTCTCTAACCAttcctaaccctcgagagacctCGAATGTAGTTGTGACAGAAAGAGTGATACAACCAACCTCTGGCATGATAGGCAATCTGAGCATGCCCCCTGAGTTATCAAGTGCCCACAACGTGATTGTGACAGAGAGAGTGGTTTCCGGTGCTGGTATGAGTGAAATTGCAGGCACTGCTGGGTTAGGTGGGGTTGGAGGCATAGGCAGCAGTGGCCTTATTAGCACCACCATGGGTGCTGCTGGCACTGGGCTGAACATGGGAGGAACAGCCACTATTGGCCACATGAGGAGTTCCTCTGACCATCACTTTAGTCAGACAGTTGGGTCTGCCTCCCCCAGCATGGCTCGAAGTCGAATCACAAAGTACAATACGGTACAGTATAGCAAGTAGTCATGGTCCCAGAGTATTGTTCACCACCATCTCAGTGACTTACATCCAACTCCTCCCCATCCTCAATCTAACAGTGCAATTTATGATGCAGAGCAGGCTATGGGAGACCTGTGGAGTAAGGAAGAGCCACAGGGATAGTAACCATGGAAACATCACCATGGGGAAGAGAGCTCCCTTGCATTGGTAAACTGTTTTCTTATATTAACACTAATGAAATAATGAAGGTGAACTTGTGGTACAATCTTATCTGTGGCTATGTGGTCCAcagggttgtttttggtttttggtttttaatgttgCCCTGTAGGGTATCAGCAGCatgttgaataaataaaacatggctACATACACTGGCTTTAAATGGCAATCAGAAGAATTCTTATTGCTGTTCAGAAACTAACAAAATAGGTTTGACTATGTAGCTTGAGCTCACAGAAGTGAGGAAAATCTGACATTTCCTTCCCATATGCCTTGTCTGTTTCACAgggaatacaaattaaaaaatcattCCACAGATTCAGACTAAGGTTAATAAAATTCTAACTACATAGCTATGTACATAAGATACCAGTTATTATTACTGTGAAAACTTCTAATCTACATTGGATTGAATCATTTTCAAATTAAGAAATATGTCCTGGTAGAAGAATTCATAGACAGTAACAATATTGTGAGACTCGTTTGGCACAAACTGAGACTGAATCTCAAGATGTGGTTTTAGTTAGGTCTCCTGTGGAGTTGGGAACTTTCCTGGCTCCCACTGTGTTTCCTGGGTGTGACTCTGAAGAATATTGCTTACTGGGTGGATGAAGGGCACCGTGCTCATTTTTGCCTTTACCACGGTAGTTGAAGGGAGAGTTGCAAATGACACATGACATGGCTGCCCTCACAAGTGTTAAATCTCCTCCCAAGTACAGACAGGACAGTATTATCTCTTCAGTCTAAGCAGTAGGTCATACTCGTTTCTGTGCAGCTCTTTAGGGCATACATGCATAGTTAAGATAATGTACCTAAGCTGAGCTGTTGGGAAGAAGCTCACAGTATGGCTAAGCATTTGGGGTAATTTTCCAGGGGGTTCTGAGGGAGGGGAACTATTTTTAGAACATGAAAACTGTCTTAAGTGGGAAATGTTAGAAAATAATTGTCAGTAAAGGAAAACCATATGATGAGATCTAGTTGAGATTAGTGTCATCATTTGAATGACCCTCCGCTGCCATTTGGAAGTGATTAAACAACCCTTTACTAGAATTGATGTTACTTTAGAAAGAATGATGTAGTTACTAGACAAGGCCATTCCTGATCTAAAATGTGTTATGCACACAACTTTGAGGTTTCTCTTTGATTTGTTAATAATGTCTTGGCTTCTAAGCATTCTAACTTAAAGACAGTTTACAAGTTATAGTATGATATATTTTTCTAGCNNNNNNNNNNNNNNNNNNNNNNNNNTACTATTGCAGGGTAGAggaatattttcttgcttttaaatcAATGTTAAAATAAGCTCACTAATGTAAAatgatatatacatgtttatttggccacacacacacacacacacacatatatatatatatatatatatatatatatatatatatatatatatgaacatggaAAATACTGGACCTGAGTTGTGAagtatatttagtttttaaagatgtgttcctCCCCTGACTATTCCTTTCTCATGgtatcacagaatcacagaatttATCAAAGAGAGATTGATTGCTCCAGCAAGAGCTACTACTTTGTTCTATATAATATTGGATATGGCAAATGTTTTAAAGGCCACACTATGTCTGATTTTAACAGTATAGAAAATGTACAGTTTTGCTAACATGTAACAAGTCAAAATGCAGAGGCGTAAATAAAGTCACTTATGGGagtctttcttttattgtgttcTAAAATGTAGGGTAATGCATTGAGGATAtggtttgggttttagtttttgtttttctgggttttttatttttagagataaaCTCAAAAGGTATTTGTTGAAATATTCTTGAAGATGCCTAGGTTTGAAAGTTTTGAACAGATAGAAAtaaatagttttctttccttcctttgttcattcattcatccaaagGCAAGTGTACTTGTTGCCCTAAGGTGCTATACTCTGGCTATATCTTTGCTTCGATGCCTGATGAATcccaaataatattttcattcccTAACAAGTGGCAATATGGCAATCTTTAATAAATGTGACATTCATCAGTTATATAAGACCtgggaaaataaaactttaaatgaagaatgtgtcttccttcttcctgggacAGTTAACTTCAGATCAAACTATTTCTTTTGGGACTGTACAATGGGCCCTGTTTAGTCCTGCATGttacaatgttttttaaaaacacattattgCATCTCTGAAAGGTAGCTGCTCACATCGCATTACTGAAACGCAGTTGTTCAAGAATGGCCTTTATGCAGGATTTTGCTCCTCTCTTTCCATTCTGTAATCTGAACTACTAGTGTTATTCCACAGATATAGGAGAGAGATATAATCCTTTCCCAAATAAATAGCTAAATTTGGGATTCATAAACCAGGCTAATCTTAAATCAACATGCTTCTAATCAAAGGAAGAAGTAAATAGTACCATAATGTTATTCATatgtgtttttgaaaataaagcaaaatacaaCATCCAGCTTTCTGAAGAGGAAATCCTGAGGGACAGAATCAAATTTGTCACAAATGCTTGATTGTTGAGTATGAAACAAATGACACACAGCTGACTTTGACATCTTACTGCCAAAATGTCTGTTGTGTGCTCTTTGCCTTCATGTGCAGTGTCCTATTTCACTCAATGTAATGTGCCTACTGATTTTTAATCATACATCTTCAAAAATTACCCTTCTATATAGACTGGATGTTTCCAGTCACATTTATTTCTGAATTCATACCAAGATTTGGTTGACAACCGATATCCCTTATGTGACTTTAGTAGAACCTCTAAAACATTATAGTCTCTTGTAGAAAGACATTGAAAATCCAAGTAAACTCTCAAGTGCTTAGCACAGTTATCCATGTTTTTGATGAGCCCCAATCCTTGAGATAGCTCTGATATTTGTAGGCCCCACTGCACACAGCCCTGGGATTGTCATAATGTAGCTCAAACACCCACCCATGAAAGTCAATCTGCCTTCTGCCTCAACATTTTTCAATTTGTAATAGGATGAAGCTTGAGTATATCAGCCAATACTTTGAAACACTGAataatttattgtttaatttctctttttttcctctccctttcagTTGTATTTGCATAAACACTCTATGACTAACATGTACTTAACTTATTTTCTTGCATTCTCCCAAGCACTTTAAATTCTCACAATTTGCAGTGTTTAAAGCAAAGATGCTTCCTTTCTATATAAACATTTGGGGAATGGTTTGGCTGCTAGCTCCTTGCTTTGTCATATGTTGATTATTTTAAGACAGTTTGTAATTTCTGAATATCTGTGGTCCTAACAGTAAAATGATTGATATGCTTTGACTGTCTTACTAGAATTATAACCTTGGGGATATTTTAGAACAGGAGAAATAATTGAGAGTTATTGAATccagttattattttaattccatATTCAGGGAGATGATAATTTTGCTGTcacaatatttatatatgttttcattcttctttcttagCTTCCACTTATTCTATGTTACTGTCTGGATTCCTCTTCTCTTGTTGCCTAGTGACATTACAGAGCAGCCATACAGATGAAAACAGTGATAAAGCTTCCATTTTAAACTTTTTCAGAGACAGTGGTTCCTATTTACAGATATAATTCTGTACCAAGAATGCTAAAATAGCAATAAATCAGGCATCAGGCCTAAGTGTATTGTACACCCTCCCCTCAATGTTTGGCACTTTCCGAGAACCACATAAATGAGAATATTAGCTTTGTGGACAGTGAAGGTCCCTAGATCCTGCATCCCTGTCATCTACACTTTCACCTCAGCAACTGTAAGCCTATGAGGTGGTCCTCAGGAACTACCCCATCATTCAACTGAAATTCCTTAGCAACCATTTAGGATAATAACTTCATAATCTACCCAAATCCTGGCTATTGTTGTTGTAAAAATCATGGAGTACATATCTCTTTGAGAAGCCCACACCCATCCTTTCTGGAGTATCTTATTCTTTCCCTCAGTATCCCTGTCTGGGAGCTGATATtcttaaatctattttaaaaatgtcttttaataaaCTTCAGCTCTGCTTCACCCTGATTCATGTTCAAGTTGTTTTCTGTGACAAAAACCAATGATCAGGCTTTACCCAAGATGAGCTTCATACGAAGAAAAAGAATCTGTGGATATGAGCAAGAAACAATGTCTCCAACTTCCCTATTCATTTTGGACCTGTGCCATTGGCAAATATATGGAAGACATtgtatattcaaaccacaatatcCTGCCCTTGACCTGGTGGGCTGGGAACCACCTTATAAGGAAGGATGCAATGCAATTTTAAGAGTTGTCAAGCCTTTCCTTATCTGTTTAGGTTTAGTTTTTTGCCTTTTACTAACATATACTAATTAACATTATAGTGGGATTCATCAtgatatgttcatatatatggatagacacacacatgcacacatatgttttTCAATCATATTCTCCCATTACCCTATCTTGCTCCAATCCCGCAtcactcctctccttcctcttctcctctagcTTTCTTCCTACTTTCATGTTGTATGAGAGTGAGTTAAGTATgtcagagagtgtgtgtgaaaatgtgaatatgtgtgagtatgtgtgtaaaaGTGTTCCTGTGTTTGCTACTGTGTTtgagtatgagtgtgtttgtgagtgtctatgtgaatgtgtgtgaatgagtgtgagtatgtaagtgtgtttgagtgtgtatgtgtgcatgagtatgtgtatgtaagagtgtctgtgtatgtgtaactttgtatatgtgtgtgtgtgtgtgtatgagcctgtgtgaatgagtgtgtgagcatgtgtgtgtgaatgtaagtgtgtgtgtgtgtgtgtcccagtgtTTTTCACTAGGATTGGCTCTATGAGCTTAGGTGAGGTTTGTTTACAGGAGCATGAGCACTTCACTAATGACTGagccaatgaagaaaatatgtccCACTCTCCCATCAAATATTAAGCATATATAAATCCTCTGGTATAGGGGACATAGAGGGGACCTCACTCACCACTCCCCCTTCCATGACAAACTGTTGACAGGCTCAGTCTTGTCCAGATCTTGTTGATGTAATTACAGCTGCTCTGAGTTCAAGAGTGCAATGGCTGTTATTTCTGGAAGTCCCTGTTTTTACCACTCCCTACCCccactcctccatctcctccatctttccatctcttccatggtgtgatgttccctgaaccttgcaGAAGGTATCCTGCTTATGGCTAAGAATCCACCAGTTCTATTCCCCGTCCTTGGACCAGTTATGAATCTCTGCAGTCACCACTGAACACTACTTCTCTGACCAAAAAGGAACACAGCACTAATCTTCAGATGGGAACATAGATACACAGCAGATTTTGTCTATTTCATATAACAATAACAGATTTTGCACTAGGTCCTGTGACTTCCTGGCAACGGGCTTTTCATTGGATTTACTGTGCCACAAAAGTCTACACAGTCTGTGACGGTCCTGGCACTGCTCAGAAGTCTAGGAcagtctctttcttctctcccagctACTGCAGGGCTCTCCTGTTTTCTGTGCAGCCAAAGATGatgttgaacttctgatcttctttctcccacatccagcatgctgggtttacaggtgtgtcCATCATGGTGTTTCTGtgggctggggattgaacccagggcgtcacacatgctaggcaagcaatctACCAACTGTGCTCTGACTCAAGACAGCCTCTTGAGTGTGTGCCACTGTAAAACCACAACACAAGCTACATGCTGCCAATACACAATAGCACAAAGTAAATATTCCAGTTTCAAAGGGAAGAGTAGAGACACAGCAAAAAGAGACTAGACCAAAGCAAGAGTGAAACACAGAATAGCAAATATCAAGTCTTGAATCTACTGATCCAGTATTTACATAAATGTCCAGTGTCTGAGGCTCACAATGATAGCACTGGGGCTCCAAAGGGTGTGAGTAGTCCCTGCccttcagctctgcctcctgtagCAGTTAGCATCTGTGTAGAAGCAGTTCCATTCTGTGCCTGCAGCTTTCCTCTACAGATATCTTGTCAGTGGGGCGTGGGGATGATGCTAATGCTCCATGCTTCTGCCAGCAGCTAAAGGAAttcttttgagagaaaaaaaatgtgttttggaTCCAGAATGTGCTATTTAATAAAATTAGGTGTTCTGGGTATTGCTCCAACTCAGTTTATTTCAAAGGGGCCTCAAGTAGAGTCAAAGGAGAATCTTGGAATATCTAAGAGTCGTTATATGGATGGATGCCCTTCCATACAATTGGTGTAATGTTTCATTTGGCTCAGAAGTAGGGTACAGATAGCCCTAAGAGGATTTCTCTCTTTCTGGTGTCAGTGGCACTCATTAAACATTACAGGACTCTGTAGGCAGAAAACAAAGTCATGCAAGGAAAGAGCAGAGCAGCTGAACAGCCATTGAGGAAACTCACCAACAATGCTTCATATAGATGCTGGACAATGCTTCATATAGATGCTGGACAATACCTCATATAGATGCTGGACAATACCTTATATAGATGGCTGGGCAAATCCACAATGATGTCAGCACTGGCAGAAGCAGAAACACTCCCCCAAGCTAGCTCCTGCAGTGCCTAGCAGTGCTTTTCTGAGATCTCCACCCAGAAAAAGCACGAGTCTTGGTTTTGCCTCAGCAAAAAGGTTTGGGATGCCAGAATGGAGCAGAGCTGAAGTTCAATAGAAAACTTTTTAACAGATTTCAAAATGGAGGCTAACAGAAGGAGACGGGctcagaaaaagaacaagaaatatcAGTGAGGTTTCCCAAAGGACATTCGGGGTTTGAGAGTGTATGGGGACTTCTCAGGAAGGAGTTGGAGTTTGATGTCTCTAGAAACACTGGTGTTGGTAGCTTCTGATGTTGCATGTCAGTGATCTGCTGGAAAGACTTGGtttggagagaaaatgaaaaaatggtTTGGGGAAATTGTGCAGTATTTCCTGACCAGCATTAGATGTTATTATAGCTGGTGTGTTAAAACACTAGACGCACAGGCTGCAAGAGAATTGCCTGAATTGTAAACAAAGGAATAGTCTTATAAGATTCCCAGAAAAATGTCTACGAAGAGGGTGAGGACACAGTCCAGGTCAACCAGGAAAACTTAAATTGGAAATTGCCTTAAAAAACAGTTAAGAACAATGAGAACATTACATATGAATATGctaagtgtggtggtacatacctttaaagGTGATACTTTCTGGCCATGTACTTGATGTCTGAATTCAAATAAAGcatggaagagctggccctgccactcatCTGCTGAGTGAAGATGAGGGCCACGGAGGAAGAGATGCCCTTCCCGACTCCCCAATAATCACCTGAGGcaaacaggagagctggccctgtggtcatgagagtgggagagttggccctgccccttgctggctgTATCATTGGATGAGCTAGCCACAGCAATGCTGGAGAGCTTGCTCTGGTGGTGTGGGTATAGGAGAGCTGGAGGGCTAACTAGCCCAGacaccacccaggcccagatgcaaggtttgagttggcccaccctgACATCTACATCATTGAATTGCTGGAGAATGTGAAGAGGCTGGTCCTACAAATCCAAATATGTAGgttctccatgacacagggcaacaacacaATATACGAGGgaagtcctggtgaggatctGGTATTAATAGTATAGCAGAAGCCTCAAACCGCACCAGTGACACActgcaatgagcatttgcaagcaAAGGATTGTGGAAAAAAGGGTATGCTGTGGGAAATGCTGTAAAACACTACAGATTCcacaacaagatttttttcttttgcaggggaggttgcaagggcaagGGTGGGTACgaagggacagggagataagTGGGATTGGGGCACATCATGTGAAATgcacaaagaatcaatagaaggttatacttaaaaaagaaaaagaatatgaaagcaaaaagaaaagaaaacaagaggaaaaaaaaaagaagaaaaaggaaaaggaaaaagaaaacaaaaaagaaaaagaaaaagaaaaggaaaaggaaaaagaaaaagaaaacgaaaacggaaaaggaaaaggaaaaagaaaaagaaaaagaaaaagaaaaagaaaaagaaaaagaaaaagaaaaagaaaaagaaaaagaaaaagaaaaaaaaaaagaaaaagggctggACAGGTGTCTGAGAGGATaaaagcaatgactgctcttctagaggtcctgagttcaattcccagcaaccacatggtggctcacaaccatttgtaatggggtccaatgccctcttcaggtgtgtctgaagacagctactgtgtactcttatacaattaattaattaattaattaattaattaattaggaaaAAGTAGAAGAAAGGTCACTCTTAGCTAATAGTCTCAGAGGTTTATGGAAAACACAGTAGGAGAGCCTGCTCACCACACTGTGgtctgaaaacaaagaaacagaggcagaaaggcaCCCAGGTATACAAGTGTGCAAGTGGTCAGTAGACCCTCTCAGGCCACTCCTTAGGTAAGCTAGACATACATCCCACAGGATGTATCATCTGCCAGTCAGATCACTATCTAGGAACTGACCCTTCAACATACACACTACTAGaggatatttaaaatacaaagctTAACAAACAATATATTACAAACTCCCTAAATAATGaggtaaattttatttaaaaaaaaaacaaaaacaaaaacaaaaagtctaaaGCTCGTCACATGTTGTTCACtgcaagaaaaaaggaagaagtattTCCTCTGCAATGATGTCTATCAAACGATTACTGCATCTTTGTCTTCTGCAAGCTGGAGCTGAGACTTCATTGCCCTCAAAATGAGCAGCTTCCAATACAAATAAAAGGACAAAGGTGAGCCTGGGAGAATTCAATTCAAGGGAGGCCTGGAGTCAACAGGTCTTAACTCCAGCCAGCAAACCCAGAATTATCTGGGAAACATGGAACAAAATAATTCTTTGCCTCATCCAAGATTCTAACTCAGTAGACCAGAGGTCAAGAAATTTGCAAGTTTTCCATATTACTCAAAAAATACAACTAAACTGCCATACctacttttttcttatttctggatTTCTTCCCCAAAATGAGTTGCCCAGATTCTAT includes the following:
- the LOC110288317 gene encoding desmoglein-1-alpha-like; the encoded protein is SLQRTCTGTIVIELSGTGWVPGSDGDGSSSGTGDDRDRVTNGYQGTSSTENPQRVTGSWGGGGFDGTRPNTNPFQGDPDEALETPLYGDNVHFGPAGIGLLIMGFLVLGLVPFLLICCDCGGAPGGGAGFEPVPECSDGAIHTWAVEGPQPEPHDVTTICVPQMPPGNANVIEYIDNSGVYTNEYCGREMQDLGGGERTTGFELMDGVKTSAAPEICQEYSGTLRRNSMRECRDGGLNMNFMESYFCQFGTTTVISENAYPSGPGVQHPVPISDPLGYGNVTVRESYTTSGTLKPSVHFHDNQQASNVVVTERVVGPISGADLHGMLEIPDLRGGANVIVTERVIAPGSSLPTSLTIPNPRETSNVVVTERVIQPTSGMIGNLSMPPELSSAHNVIVTERVVSGAGMSEIAGTAGLGGVGGIGSSGLISTTMGAAGTGLNMGGTATIGHMRSSSDHHFSQTVGSASPSMARSRITKYNTVQYSK